One region of Populus trichocarpa isolate Nisqually-1 chromosome 4, P.trichocarpa_v4.1, whole genome shotgun sequence genomic DNA includes:
- the LOC18097759 gene encoding uncharacterized protein LOC18097759 — protein sequence MEFGECSSGSNSSSSNEAWAKLVPSDSRYSDVEIRSNEMVICSEITSTSLEKHEWCKITRNSDQSSAMMQNKSLNTILVDEATVQNEDDVVINCGSEIIPGPAREGYLSYRFKLMPRESFTRWLKVSIDAEHAKCSICLNVWHDVVTVAPCLHNFCNGCFSEWLRRSQERHASVLCPQCRAVVQFVGRNHFLHSIEEDVLQADSSLKQSDEEIILLDSYASIKSNLIIQTGKKHRRKRPHSILDAENEVADFPCPQCGTEYSGFHCNQNTIHLQCQACGGMMPSRADIGVPQHCLGCDRVFCGAYWHAQGVSRSDTHSICSHENFKPISEHAVSRIPFLAHEKNRHEQDITERCIGQMGKTLQDVISDWIGKLNNREIDRTRMPLNHAEMITVGTHVCNDCYDKLISFLLYWFRISMPRNLLPPEAANREDCWYGYACRTQHHNEDHARKRNHVCRPTRGNHA from the exons ATGGAATTTGGTGAATGCTCTTCTGGTTCCAATTCCTCCTCCTCCAATGAAGCCTGGGCCAAACTTG TACCATCTGACTCGAGATATTCTGATGTTGAGATAAGGTCAAATGAGATGGTAATCTGCTCAGAGATTACATCTACTTCTCTTGAGAAGCATGAATGGTGCAAAATAACAAGGAATTCAGATCAAAGTTCTGCTATGATGCAAAATAAGAG CTTGAATACAATACTTGTTGATGAGGCCACTGTCCAAAATGAAGATGATGTAGTGATAAATTGCGGAAGTGAAATTATTCCTGGCCCTGCCAGAGAAG GATATTTGAGCTACAGATTTAAACTAATGCCTCGAGAGTCTTTCACGAGATGGTTAAAG GTCAGTATAGATGCTGAGCATGCAAAATGCAGCATTTGCTTAAACGTATGGCATGATGTTGTTACTGTTGCTCCTTGTCTTCATAACTTCTg CAATGGATGCTTTTCAGAATGGCTGAGGAGATCGCAAGAAAGACATGCAAGTGTGCTCTGTCCTCAGTGTAGAGCAGTAGTACAGTTTGTTGGTAGAAACCACTTTCTGCATAGTATAGAGGAG gaTGTATTGCAAGCCGATTCTTCACTAAAGCAGTCAGATGAAGAAATAATTCTTTTGGATTCCTATgcatcaataaaatcaaatctt ATCATTCAAACTGGAAAAAAGCATCGTCGAAAGAGGCCACACTCAATTTTAGATGCTGAAAATGAAGTTGCAGATTTCCCATGTCCTCAATGTG GTACTGAGTACAGTGGCTTCCACTGCAATCAGAATACAATTCACTTACAGTGCCAAGCCTGTGGAGGGATGATGCCTTCTCGAGCTGATATTGGAGTACCACAGCACT GTTTGGGATGTGATAGAGTATTTTGTGGTGCCTATTGGCATGCTCAAGGTGTTTCCAGAAGTGACACTCACTCTATTTGCAGCCATGAGAATTTTAAACCA ATCTCAGAGCATGCTGTCTCTAGGATTCCATTTTTGGCACATGAAAAAAACCGGCATGAACAGGAT atCACAGAAAGGTGTATCGGACAGATGGGAAAAACACTGCAGGATGTTATTTCAGATTGGATTGGGAAGTTGAACAACAGAGAAATTG ATCGAACTAGGATGCCACTGAATCATGCTGAGATGATAACTGTTGGAACCCATGTTTGCAA TGATTGTTATGACAAATTGATCTCCTTTCTGCTATACTGGTTCCGGATTTCAATGCCTAGAAAT CTCCTTCCGCCAGAAGCAGCTAACAGGGAAGATTGCTGGTATGGTTATGCCTGCCGGACACAGCACCATAATGAAGACCATGCGCGTAAAAGAAATCATGTTTGCCGCCCTACTAGGGGTAATCATGCATAA
- the LOC18097760 gene encoding myb-related protein 308: MGRSPCCEKEHTNKGAWTKEEDERLVNYIKAQGEGCWRSLPKAAGLLRCGKSCRLRWINYLRPDLKRGNFSDEEDELIINLHSLLGNKWSLIAARLPGRTDNEIKNYWNTHIKRKLFTRGIDPQTHRPLKSTTTTTSSSTTTTTTTNSTNNKNSKLDTKRSTDFQLEEQNYSFLQVQPEFTMSNMTKTENNSSIIKVGGSSDSAEDSNSSSGVTTELEVYPDHKLVNLELSIGLPCQSLVSSMNNLKQAKQQEQEEVVTHQLFETSTTPTSSAPVSVHKAACLCYKLGFKNSQACSSCNAMEKTVTADNLHRFYRPLDA; this comes from the exons atgggcAGATCTCCTTGCTGTGAGAAAGAACACACCAACAAAGGTGCATGgactaaagaagaagatgaacgtcttgttaattatatcaaagcTCAAGGTGAAGGTTGTTGGAGATCTCTCCCTAAGGCTGCTG gTTTGCTTAGATGTGGCAAGAGTTGTAGACTAAGGTGGATAAACTACCTAAGGCCTGATCTCAAGAGAGGAAACTTcagtgatgaagaagatgaactcATCATCAACCTTCACAGCTTACTTGGTAACAA GTGGTCTCTCATTGCTGCTAGGCTACCAGGAAGAACTGACAATGAGATAAAGAATTATTGGAATACTCATATCAAAAGGAAGCTTTTTACCCGTGGAATTGATCCTCAAACTCACCGTCCACTCaaatccaccaccaccaccacctcctcctccaccaccaccaccaccactactaaCAGcaccaacaataaaaatagcaaaCTGGATACCAAAAGGAGTACTGATTTTCAACTGGAAGAACAAAACTATTCGTTTCTTCAAGTGCAGCCTGAGTTTACGATGAGCAACATGACCAAAACGGAAAACAATTCCAGTATTATCAAGGTAGGTGGCAGCAGTGACTCGGCTGAAGATTCCAATAGTAGCAGTGGAGTGACAACAGAACTAGAAGTGTATCCAGATCATAAACTGGTCAATCTTGAGCTCTCTATTGGCCTTCCGTGTCAGTCTCTAGTCTCTTCTATGAACAATCTTAAGCAAgcaaaacaacaagaacaagaagaagtgGTCACACATCAATTGTTTGAGACATCTACTACTCCTACTTCTAGTGCTCCTGTTTCTGTTCATAAAGCAGCATGTTTGTGTTACAAACTAGGGTTCAAGAACAGTCAAGCATGTAGCAGTTGTAATGCCATGGAAAAAACAGTAACAGCTGATAATCTTCATAGATTTTACAGACCTTTGGATGCTTGA